From Pseudomonas fluorescens:
GCTCCGTGGATCGCGGTAGCCCGATTGACCTGCCGGTCAGCGGTGTGATCCCTGGTTGGGTCGAAGGCCTGCAACTTATGCACGTTGGCGAGAAGGTCGAGTTGTACATCCCGTCCGACCTGGCTTACGGCGCCCAGAGCCCGAGCCCTGCGATTCCAGCCAACTCCGTGCTGGTATTCGACCTGGAACTGCTGGGCATCAAGGACCCGGCCAAGGCTGAAGCCCCTGACGCACCAGCCGCCAAGAAGTAATCGGCGCCTGAACACCCAACGCCCCGTCTCGACGGGGCGTTGTCGTTTCTGCGGTTCCCCCATTCACGGCTCCGCCAATCCAAACGAACGTCCGCAACGTGAAACAGTCTGATATAAGGTTCGAGTACGGCTATCCGCACGCAAGCGCCAAGTCAATGAATTCTTGGGTTTTTTTCATGTGCGCAAAAAACGCCCGATCTGACTGCAAGCCTTGTAAACCGTGGCTTTCAGCCAGGAAAACGGGCTCTGTTCACAAGGTTATCCACAATTTGTGTGGATAACCTTTTCTGTTGCCTGGAACTGGAGTGACGAATGAAACCACCCTTCAATTTCACCCGCTTCCTGCCCATGGCCGCTCGCCTGCTCGGCCGTGGACGGTTGCCGACCCTGCTGTTCGCCGTTGCCGCCAAGGGCTCAAGCCAGGGGAACCGCTTGGGCAAACTCAAGGATGACCTCAAGCTGCTCCAGTCCCTGTGCCTGGCCTACTGGCGCGGCGAGTACCGTGCGATCAGTCCCAAGGCGCTGGTTTCGGTGGTGGCGGGGCTGATGTACTTCCTCAGCCCGGTTGATGCGATCCCGGACTTTATCCCCATGTTCGGCATGCTCGACGACATTGCGGTGCTGGCATGGGTCATGAAGACCCTGGAAGGCGAACTCAGCGCTTTTCGTGCCTGGCGTGAGGCGCAGCGCCCGGAAAAGCTCGCCGTGGTCGAGCGGCTGCCTGCGACACCGGCCTTGCTGGCCAATGAAAACCCGCAAAAAAACTGACGACAGTGCTATCCCCCTGCGACCTTTGTGGCTGTTAGGATTACACTCTTAAGAAGGTGCTTAAGGAAAGTGCTTACTTAGTAAGTGTTGTTATCCTACGGGGCGGTCATGGATATTCAGATAATTTCACGGAATGGCGAACCCGAATATGCGGTGTTGCCATGGGATCAGTACCAGGCGCTGCTAAAAGCTGCCGGTCAGCAACAGCCTACGTCACCTTCGCCTTCTACTGCCCAAGCCGCTGTCGCCCAGGACCTGCGCCCGCTCGCTGACCTGCGCGGCTTGCGCGAAGCCAAGGGCCTGGCCATCGAGACCCTGGCGCGTACCGTGGGTATCAGCCCCTCGTATCTTGGATTGATCGAAAGTGGTGAACGCCAGCCGGATGCCGCGATCCGCCGCAGCCTGGCCTGGGAACTGGGCGTTGCAGGTTGGAGGGACGAGTCTTGAGCTTACGTATCAGCCGTCAACACTGGGATGGGTTATTGAATGAACTGGACCAGGCGCGCCGCCAGCGCCATCTGCTGACCTACCGCGCACTGCTGGAGCGCCTGCAATTTCCCACGCCGGCCATGCAAACCCTGGCCGCCGCGCTGGAACACCTGGCTGCGCTGGACGCCAAGGCCGAGCAGCCGTTACGCAGCTCCCTGGTGATCAGCCAGGGCGCCAGCCGCCTGCCGCGCACCGGCTTCTTTGAGTGCGTGGAGCGCCTGGGGCGTTTCAGCGGGCCATCCGATGGGGTGGCCGCCGCCTCCTGGCACGCCTCGGAAGTGGTGCGCGTATTCGAATACGAGTACCCGGAGTCCGCCGAGGCCTAAAGCGCCTGTGGCAGTAAATCCAGGCTGTCGATCACATGGATGCTGTAGCCGGCCACATCCTTGGCGTGGTGTTTGGCCTGGGATGCCAGTTCGGCCAACTGGCTGGCATCGAGTTGTCCACAGGCCTGTGGATATAAATGCACCACGCCGATGGACAGCGACAGCAACGCAAACTCCTGGCGTATACCTTGGCGGTTCAGGGCCACGAAGCAGCCTGCATCCAGGTGCTCGGCGCGGTAGAAACGTCGGCATTGGGTGTGAAAGTCGTCCAGCAGTTGGTTGAGCCGCTTGCGCCAATCCTGCGGCCCCAGCACCAGCAAAAAGTCATCGCCACCGATATGCCCGACGAAGTCGCGGCTGGGGTCGACCCGGTCGTTCAGGCATTGTGCCAGGCACAACAACACCTCATCCCCACGCCCGTAGCCGTAGATATCGTTGAACGGCTTGAAGCTGTCGATATCCACATAGCAAATCACCGACTCCCGTTGCTGTTGCAACAGCCGCGTCAGGCACTGCTGGATCGGCACATTGCCCGGCAACAGGGTCAACGGGTTGGCGTAGCGCGCTTGCTGGATTTTCAGTTCGGTGATCAGCTTGAGCACGTCGATCACCCGGCCCAGGCCCAGGTAGTCGCCGTTGAGCGTGATGATGAAATCCTCTTCGATGCGTTGCCGGGCGCGGCTGGTGAGCAGCCGGCTGACTTGCTGCAAGGATTGGCTCAGTTCCACCGCCAGAAAATCAGTGCTCATCAGGCGGCTGATCGGCTTGCGCGCGAAGAGGTCGGTGGCAAACGGCTTGAGCAGCGCATCGGACAACGAATGCCGATGCACGATACCGACCGGATGGCCACGCCCATCCAGCACCGCCAGCGAATTGAGGTTGGCCTGGCGCCGGAAAGATTCCAGCACTTGGGCGGTGGCGGTGTCCTGATCCACCGCCGGTTGTTCGTTGAGCAGCGCGCTGAGGTCGCTGGCTTCCTCGCTGAGGGCAATATTGGCGTTGTCGGGCTTGGGCAGCATCAGGCGTGCTTCTTGCGGCGGGTGTTCCTGCGGGCGGCAAAGCAGGTACCCCTGGACCAGGTCGACCCCCATCTCGGTCAGCACCGCCAGCTCCTCGGGCAATTCGATGCCCTCGGCGATCACCTGGGCACGAGAGGCCCGGGCGATCTGCAGGATGGAGCCGACAAACTCACGTTTGAGCGCGTCCTGATGAATACCGTCGATGAAGTGCCGGTCGATTTTCACGTAATCCGGGCGTAACTCCGACCACAGCCGCAGGCTGGAATACCCGGCACCCAGGTCATCAAGGGCGATGGCGAAGCCCATGTCACGGTAATGATGCAGGGCGGTTTGCAGCACGTCGAAATCGTCGGTGGGTGTCTGCTCGGTGAGTTCGATCACCACCTGGCTCGGTGGAATGCCGAAGTCGCGCAGCAGTTGCAGGGTGCGTCCTGGTTGGTGCGCCGTTTCCATCAGGGATTCCGGCGAGATATTGAGAAACAGCTTGCCCGGCAGCTTCTGGTCGCTGAAGCGGCGGCAGGCGCTCTCGCGGCAGGCCATTTCCAGTTCACTGAGGCGCCCTGCGTGGCTGGCCACGGCGAACAAGGCGACAGGGGAGTGCAGCGGGCTGTTGGACGGGCCACGACTGAGGGCTTCGTAGCCGAGGATGCGCCGTTCTGACAGGCAGATGATCGGTTGGAACAGGCTGTGCAAACTGCCTTGAGCCAGGATAGAGCCCAATGCATTCAGCTGTTCGGTCATGGTCATGGCGATCTCGATCGAAAAAAAAGGACCGCAGGCATTAAGCCTACGGTCCTTCATTTCACGACAGAATGATGTCTATATGATGACACTCTGCTGAGCGATCACATTAAATCGCCATCATTTACTGCTTGGCCACCTGCTTGCTGACTTTCAGGTAGTCCAGCAGGATCCGGCCTGTCTCGGCCAGGTAGGCGTCGTCTTCCGGCTTGGTTTTATCCGCCTCGGTCGGCAGCGCATCTTCATCTTCTTTCTTCAGCTCCTTGAGTGGCTCTTCGCCCTTGGCCTTGCGGCGGACGTTTTCCAGCACCAGTTGCTGATTCTCGATGTCGCTGTGCTGCTTGCGGCGATCCACTTCGTTGAGGCTGACGGTTTTCTCTTCCATCAACTTCTTGGCCAAAGCCAGTTTGTCGCGGATAAACACGAACTCGGCATCCTTGGCGGAGCGGATGTCGTGGTCGGCCTTCAACTGCGCCAGGAACGGTTTGAACGGGTCTGACGCGGGCTTGATCGCGGGACGGATGGTGTCCCACGGCATGGCCTCAGGCAGTGCGCTCTCGCCGATTTCCTTGGTATCGATGATCGATGGGAAGTCGATGTCCGGCAGTACGCCCTGATGCTGGGTGCTCTGCCCGGAAACCCGGTAGAACTTGGCCAGGGTCAGTTTCAGCTCGCCATGGTTGAGCGGCTGGATGGTCTGCACGGTGCCTTTACCGAAGGTCTGGCCGCCGATGATCAACGCGCGGTGATAGTCCTGCATGGCGCCAGCGAAAATCTCCGAAGCCGAGGCCGAGAGGCGGTTGACCAGCAACGCCATCGGGCCTTTGTAGAAGGCGCCCGGGTTCTCGTCTTCGAGCACGTCGACACGGCCGTCAGCATTGCGTACCAACACGGTCGGGCCCTTGTCGATAAACAGGCTGGTCAGCTCGGTGGCTTCCTGCAGGGAACCGCCGCCGTTGTTGCGTAGGTCGATGACCACGCCGTCGACTTTTTCCTTCTGCAGCTCGGTAAGGATTTTCTTCACGTCGCGGGTGGTGGACTTGTAGTCCGGGTCGCCGGCACGGAAGGCCTTGAAGTCCAGGTAGAAGGCCGGGATTTCAATCACGCCCAGCTTGTAGTCCTTGCCATCCTGCTTGAGGTTGAGGACTTTCTTCTGCACGGCCTGGTCTTCGAGCTTCACCGCTTCGCGGGTGATGGACACGATCTTGCTGGTCTGGTCGTTCGGCGCATTGGTGTGCGGAATCACTTCCAGGCGCACCACGCTGCCTTTCGGCCCACGGATCAGCTTGACCACTTCGTCCAGGCGCCAGCCGACCACATCGACCATCTCTTTGTCGGCCTGGGCCACACCGATGATCTTGTCGGCCGGAGCCACTTGCTTGGTCTTGTCTGCCGGACCCGCCGGCACCAGGCGCACGATCTTGACCTGGTCATTGTCGCTTTGCAGGACGGCACCGATGCCTTCCAGCGACAGACTCATATTGATATCGAAGTTTTCCGCGTTATCTGGCGACAGATAATTGGTGTGCGGGTCGTAGGACATCGCAAAGGTATTGATGTAGGCCTGGAAGATATCTTCGGCACGGGTCTGGTCCAGGCGCGCCAACTGGTTCTTGTAGCGCTTGGTCAACAGTTCCTGGATGGCCTTGGGGTCTTTGCCGGCGATCTTCAGGCGCAGCACTTCGTCCTTGACGCGTTTGCGCCACAGGTCGTCGAGCGCGGCAGTACTGGTCAGCCAAGGGGCGTCCTTGCGATCCACCAGAAGGGATTCCTTCTCGGTGAAGTCGAGCTTGTCGACGCCTTTGTTCAGCTCCGCCAAGGCGAAGTCCAGACGCGCTTTGACGCGGTCCAGGTAGCGCTTGTAGATGGTGAAGCCGGGTTGCAGGTCGCCGCTCTTGAGGAAGTCGTCGAACTGGGTCTTCCACTTATCGAACTCAGCGATATCGCTGGCCAGGAAGTAGCTGCGCGACGGATCCAGCAGCTTGAGGTAGCTGTCATAGATGATCACCGAGCGCGCGTCGTCCAGCGGCGGCTTGCTGTAGTGATGGCGCTTGAGCAACTCGACGACGTTAAGGCTGGCAATCACCTCATCGCGATCAGGCTGAAGATTGTCCCAGCTATTGGCTGCGAACGTATTGGTCGACATCGACGAGAGGCCGAGACCAATGAAAAGAGCGAGGGCGGTGCTGGGGAACAAATGCTTCATGCTGATTCGACGCGGGGGCAATTGATAACGCATATTAGGCCGTCTTTGAAGTCGCCGGTTCCATATGGGCCGGTCGCATAATGCAAAAAGCCCGACGCTACAGCTACGGGCTCAGTCCAGACTCACTATGGAGGCACTGTGAAAGCATTGCAAGGCGTTGAAGGTCATGTGGAGTGGGTTGAGGCGCCAAGTCCTACGTGCGATGTAGGCCAAGTTCGCATTCGCGTGGCGGCTGCGGGGCTCAATCGCGCCGATTTATTGCAGCGGGCGGGGCTCTATCCGCCGCCGCCGGGCGTCAGCCATGTGCTGGGCCTGGAGTGTTCCGGGGTGATCAGCGAAGTCGGGGCCGGCTCGTCCTGGCAAGTGGGCGACCGGGTCTGCGCGCTGCTGGCCGGTGGCGGCATGGCGGAAGAAGTGGTGGTGGATGCTCGCCATGTACTGCCCGTGCCCGAAGGCCTGTCGCTGGCCGAAGCGGCGGCGTTGCCTGAGGTGTACAGCACGGCGTGGCTCAATCTGTTCCAGCTGGCAGGGCTCAAGCCCGGTGAAAAAGTGTTGCTGCACGCGGGCGCCAGCGGCGTGGGTTCGGCGGCGATCCAGCTGTGCAAGGCGTTTGGCAGCCCGTGCTGGGTCAGCGTCGGTTCGGCGCAGCGCCTGGCCTACTGCGAAGACCTCGGGGCCCAGGGCGGTGTGGTGCGCACCGACGGTATCGAAGGGTTGCGCGATTTCGGGCCGTTCGATGTGATCCTCGACCCGGTCGGCGGCAGCTACGCGGCGTTGGACCTCAAGCTGCTGGCCCTGGACGGGCGCTGGGTGTTGATCGGCCTGATGGGTGGCCGCGAGGCGCAGCTGGACCTGGCACAGGTGCTGGGCAAGCGTATTCAGTTGTTGGGCTCGACCCTGCGCAGCCGTGATGATCAGTTCAAGGCTGACCTGTTCAGTGATCTGAGCCAGCAGGTGTGGCCGCTGTTCGCCGAAGGGCGCTTGAGCCCGCAGTTGGCCAAGACTTTCCCGATCAAGGATGCCGAGGCGGCGTTTGCCGAGTTGGCGACCAACCAGATTGCCGGGAAGTTGGTGTTGGTGATTGACGAAAGCCTGACCTGATCCGGGATTGAAATAGGGTCAAGGTGGGTGGAGGCTCGCTCCCGATGGCGGTGGGTCAGTGAAGAATTCTTCATCTGGCACACCGCCATCGGGAGCAAGTCGAATCGTCGCACCGCCCCACCCACATTTGGATTTCGGTCGAATCAGACCCAGTGGTGGATCGGCCAGCCGGCCTTCTCGGCGTGCTCGCGCAGCACCGGATCCGGGTTCACCACCTGCGGGTGATCGACTTTCAGCAGTAACGGCAGATCATTGCGCGAATCCGAATAAAAGTACGCCCCTTCCAGGGTTTCTCCTTCCCGTTCCAACCAATCCAGCAAACGC
This genomic window contains:
- a CDS encoding bifunctional diguanylate cyclase/phosphodiesterase; this encodes MTMTEQLNALGSILAQGSLHSLFQPIICLSERRILGYEALSRGPSNSPLHSPVALFAVASHAGRLSELEMACRESACRRFSDQKLPGKLFLNISPESLMETAHQPGRTLQLLRDFGIPPSQVVIELTEQTPTDDFDVLQTALHHYRDMGFAIALDDLGAGYSSLRLWSELRPDYVKIDRHFIDGIHQDALKREFVGSILQIARASRAQVIAEGIELPEELAVLTEMGVDLVQGYLLCRPQEHPPQEARLMLPKPDNANIALSEEASDLSALLNEQPAVDQDTATAQVLESFRRQANLNSLAVLDGRGHPVGIVHRHSLSDALLKPFATDLFARKPISRLMSTDFLAVELSQSLQQVSRLLTSRARQRIEEDFIITLNGDYLGLGRVIDVLKLITELKIQQARYANPLTLLPGNVPIQQCLTRLLQQQRESVICYVDIDSFKPFNDIYGYGRGDEVLLCLAQCLNDRVDPSRDFVGHIGGDDFLLVLGPQDWRKRLNQLLDDFHTQCRRFYRAEHLDAGCFVALNRQGIRQEFALLSLSIGVVHLYPQACGQLDASQLAELASQAKHHAKDVAGYSIHVIDSLDLLPQAL
- a CDS encoding YkvA family protein produces the protein MKPPFNFTRFLPMAARLLGRGRLPTLLFAVAAKGSSQGNRLGKLKDDLKLLQSLCLAYWRGEYRAISPKALVSVVAGLMYFLSPVDAIPDFIPMFGMLDDIAVLAWVMKTLEGELSAFRAWREAQRPEKLAVVERLPATPALLANENPQKN
- a CDS encoding carboxy terminal-processing peptidase, which translates into the protein MKHLFPSTALALFIGLGLSSMSTNTFAANSWDNLQPDRDEVIASLNVVELLKRHHYSKPPLDDARSVIIYDSYLKLLDPSRSYFLASDIAEFDKWKTQFDDFLKSGDLQPGFTIYKRYLDRVKARLDFALAELNKGVDKLDFTEKESLLVDRKDAPWLTSTAALDDLWRKRVKDEVLRLKIAGKDPKAIQELLTKRYKNQLARLDQTRAEDIFQAYINTFAMSYDPHTNYLSPDNAENFDINMSLSLEGIGAVLQSDNDQVKIVRLVPAGPADKTKQVAPADKIIGVAQADKEMVDVVGWRLDEVVKLIRGPKGSVVRLEVIPHTNAPNDQTSKIVSITREAVKLEDQAVQKKVLNLKQDGKDYKLGVIEIPAFYLDFKAFRAGDPDYKSTTRDVKKILTELQKEKVDGVVIDLRNNGGGSLQEATELTSLFIDKGPTVLVRNADGRVDVLEDENPGAFYKGPMALLVNRLSASASEIFAGAMQDYHRALIIGGQTFGKGTVQTIQPLNHGELKLTLAKFYRVSGQSTQHQGVLPDIDFPSIIDTKEIGESALPEAMPWDTIRPAIKPASDPFKPFLAQLKADHDIRSAKDAEFVFIRDKLALAKKLMEEKTVSLNEVDRRKQHSDIENQQLVLENVRRKAKGEEPLKELKKEDEDALPTEADKTKPEDDAYLAETGRILLDYLKVSKQVAKQ
- a CDS encoding zinc-binding dehydrogenase, which produces MKALQGVEGHVEWVEAPSPTCDVGQVRIRVAAAGLNRADLLQRAGLYPPPPGVSHVLGLECSGVISEVGAGSSWQVGDRVCALLAGGGMAEEVVVDARHVLPVPEGLSLAEAAALPEVYSTAWLNLFQLAGLKPGEKVLLHAGASGVGSAAIQLCKAFGSPCWVSVGSAQRLAYCEDLGAQGGVVRTDGIEGLRDFGPFDVILDPVGGSYAALDLKLLALDGRWVLIGLMGGREAQLDLAQVLGKRIQLLGSTLRSRDDQFKADLFSDLSQQVWPLFAEGRLSPQLAKTFPIKDAEAAFAELATNQIAGKLVLVIDESLT
- a CDS encoding helix-turn-helix domain-containing protein, with product MDIQIISRNGEPEYAVLPWDQYQALLKAAGQQQPTSPSPSTAQAAVAQDLRPLADLRGLREAKGLAIETLARTVGISPSYLGLIESGERQPDAAIRRSLAWELGVAGWRDES